A DNA window from Salvelinus namaycush isolate Seneca chromosome 30, SaNama_1.0, whole genome shotgun sequence contains the following coding sequences:
- the LOC120024974 gene encoding diphosphomevalonate decarboxylase-like: MPEDRGKKLTMVTCSAPVNIAVIKYWGKRDEELILPINSSLSVTLHQDQLKTTTTVACSRSFQEDRIWLNGKEEDITQPRLQSCLREIRRLARKRRSDGEADVDTAGLSHKVHICSVNNFPTAAGLASSAAGYACLVYTLSRVMGVEGELSVVSRQGSGSACRSMYGGFVQWIMGQQGDGKDSLAQQVEPETHWPELRVLVLVVSAERKPVGSTSGMQTSVETSSLLKHRADSVVPARMKEMIEAVHKRDFTAFAELTMKDSNQFHATCLDTYPPIFYLNDVSRRVINLVHRYNRHYRETKVAYTFDAGPNAVIYTLQQNVEEFVQVVKHLFPPETNGGQFLKGLPVAPTTLSEELKQAIGMEPMVKGISYIISTKAGPGPRVVEDPSEHLLGSDGLPKESA, from the exons atGCCCGAGGACAGAGGCAAAAAGCTCACCATGGTAACATGCAGTGCGCCTGTGAATATCGCTGTCATCAAATACT GGGGGAAGAGGGATGAGGAGTTGATTCTACCTATAAATTCATCTTTGAGTGTCACATTACATCAAGACCAG CTCAAAACAACCACAACAGTGGCGTGCAGCAGGTCGTTCCAGGAGGATCGTATCTGGCTCAACGGCAAAGAGGAGGACATAACCCAGCCCAGACTACAGTCCTGCCTTAGGGAGA TTCGGCGCCTGGCCCGTAAGCGACGTAGTGATGGGGAGGCTGATGTAGACACGGCCGGTTTGTCCCATAAAGTCCACATCTGCTCTGTCAACAACTTCCCAACTGCAGCCGGACTGGCCTCCTCTGCTGCCGGCTATGCCTGTCTGG TGTACACCCTGTCCCGGGTGATGGGAGTGGAGGGGGAGTTGTCTGTGGTTTCTAGGCAAGGTTCAGGTAGTGCCTGTAGGAGTATGTATGGGGGCTTCGTCCAGTGGATTATGGGCCAGCAAGGAGATGGCAAGGACAGTCTGGCCCAGCAGGTGGAGCCAGAGACTCACTGGCCTGAGCTCAGGGTCCTTGTACTGGTG GTCAGTGCTGAGCGGAAACCAGTTGGCAGCACTTCCGGCATGCAAACTAGTGTAGAGACGAGCAGTCTCCTgaag CACCGGGCAGACTCTGTGGTCCCAGCCAGGATGAAGGAGATGATTGAGGCTGTACATAAGAGGGACTTTACTGCGTTCGCTGAGCTGACCATGAAGGATAGCAATCAGTTCCATGCCACCTGCCTGGACACCTACCCACCCATCTTCTACCTCAACGACGTGTCGCGCCGTGTTATCAACCTTGTGCACCGCTATAACCGTCACTACAGGGAAACAAAG GTGGCATACACATTTGATGCAGGTCCCAATGCAGTGATCTACACTCTTCAGCAGAATGTGGAAGAGTTTGTCCAGGTGGTCAAACACTTATTCCCACCAGAGACCAACGGAGGACA GTTTCTAAAGGGTCTTCCGGTAGCCCCGACAACACTATCCGAGGAGCTGAAGCAGGCCATTGGTATGGAGCCCATGGTGAAGGGAATCAGCTATATAATCAGcaccaag GCTGGACCTGGACCTCGCGTGGTGGAGGACCCTAGTGAGCATCTGCTTGGATCTGACGGGCTGCCCAAGGAGAGTGCGTGA
- the LOC120024964 gene encoding cytochrome b-245 light chain-like — MGKIEWAMWANEQALAAGLILLTGGIVGVAGQFRDWEFAAYAIAAGVFVCLLEYPRGKRNKGTSVERTGQYCFTVCVKSFGPLTRNYYVRAFLHAAICVPGGFILATVLGCVCLGIASLIYLAAAIRGEQWEPILPRKESARKPVGESIKLPPQNPPPRPPAEMRRKRAEDLEAAAYVNPIAVTANDD, encoded by the exons ATGGGGAAAATAGAATGGGCTATGTGGGCCAATGAACAGGCTCTGGCGGCGGGGCTCA TTCTCCTTACTGGTGGCATAGTGGGGGTGGCAGGCCAGTTCAGGGACTGGGAGTTTGCTGCTTATGCTAT AGCTGCAGGGGTGTTTGTCTGTCTACTAGAGTACCCAAGGGGCAAGAGAAACAAGGGCACCAGCGTAGAAAGGAC GGGTCAGTACTGCTTCACTGTCTGTGTGAAGTCATTCGGCCCACTGACCAGGAACTACTATGTCAGAGCGTTTCTACATGCAGC gaTCTGTGTTCCTGGTGGTTTCATCCTTGCAACTGTTCTTGGCTGTGTCTGCCTCGGCATAGCTAGCCTCATCTACCTTGCG GCGGCCATCCGAGGGGAGCAGTGGGAGCCCATCCTGCCCAGGAAGGAGAGTGCCCGTAAGCCGGTGGGAGAGAGCATCAAGCTCCCTCCCCAGAACCCTCCACCACGCCCACCCGCAGAGATGCGCAGGAAACGGGCAGAGGACCTGGAGGCGGCTGCCTATGTCAACCCCATCGCTGTCACTGCCAATGATGACTAG